A genome region from Trichoderma asperellum chromosome 7, complete sequence includes the following:
- a CDS encoding uncharacterized protein (EggNog:ENOG41) — translation MSNTRLPGGSIPNEVGADKRLLSTSKPPDARMQHLIDEVNKHGFVIIRDAFDASTVAAAKAEALRLTNDPETAGPAGQAGRNNFEGHKTQRMYSLVNKSRIFDAFALHEDVLTLNDHFLDAGYLLNSFQSINILPGETAQTLHYDHGFATLERPHRPLGSGVMIALDDYTATNGATVIVPDSHNWDSNRIPTMEDTVPVIMPAGSIIYFLSTLWHGGGANTSDKPRLALTAQYCQPWIRPMENMILAVDWEKLDELPERLVGMLGYKVGSPFIGFVDGHSPRAAVQRLLAKWKGKAESKL, via the exons ATGAGCAACACACGCTTGCCGGGAGGTTCGATCCCCAACGAAGTCGGAGCTGACAAGCGGCTGCTCAGCACGTCAAAGCCTCCAGACGCCCGCATGCAGCATCTCATCGACGAGGTGAACAAGCAcggcttcgtcatcatccggGACGCCTTTGATGCCTCCACCGTGGCCGCGGCGAAAGCTGAGGCCCTGAGGCTGACCAACGACCCGGAGACGGCTGGGCCTGCTGGCCAGGCGGGCCGCAACAACTTCGAAGGGCACAAGACGCAGCGCATGTACTCGCTGGTGAACAAGTCGCGGATCTTCGACGCCTTTGCGCTCCACGAGGATGTGCTGACGCTGAATGATCATTTCCTGGATGCCGGGTATCTGCTCAACTCGTTTCAGAGCATCAACATCCTGCCCGGGGAGACGGCGCAGACGCTGCATTACGATCATGGCTTTGCGACGCTGGAGAGGCCGCATAGGCCGCTTGGCTCG GGCGTCATGATTGCTCTCGACGATTACACCGCCACCAACGGCGCAACTGTCATCGTCCCCGACTCTCACAACTGGGATTCAAACCGCATCCCCACCATGGAGGACACCGTCCCCGTGATCATGCCGGCGGGCAGCATCATCTACTTCCTCAGCACGCTGTggcacggcggcggcgcgaaTACCAGCGACAAGCCCCGGTTGGCGCTGACGGCGCAGTACTGCCAGCCTTGGATCCGGCCCATGGAGAACATGATCCTGGCGGTTGACTGGGAGAAGCTGGACGAGCTACCGGAGAGGCTGGTGGGCATGCTTGGCTACAAGGTTGGCAGCCCGTTTATTGGCTTTGTGGATGGGCACAGTCCGAGGGCGGCGGTGCAGAGGTTGCTGGCTAAGTGGAAGGGCAAGGCTGAGTCGAAGCTGTGA